In Lentilitoribacter sp. Alg239-R112, the following proteins share a genomic window:
- a CDS encoding cbb3-type cytochrome c oxidase subunit 3, which produces MDFDYQAMRTFADSWGLLYMFLIFVFVVVWAFRPGSKKLAEEAANVPFKEDE; this is translated from the coding sequence ATGGATTTTGATTACCAAGCAATGCGCACCTTTGCTGATAGTTGGGGCTTGCTCTACATGTTCCTAATCTTTGTTTTTGTTGTTGTCTGGGCTTTTCGTCCCGGTTCAAAGAAGCTTGCTGAAGAAGCCGCAAATGTTCCTTTTAAGGAGGATGAATGA
- the ccoP gene encoding cytochrome-c oxidase, cbb3-type subunit III, translated as MSENMNTQNNQDGPEVDEFTGVETTGHEWDGIKELNNPMPRWWLWTFYLTIIFAVGYSFAYPSIPLIKTSTKGFLNWSSRGDVANELAAAKASQAGNWDKLADIDVNDIAADVELQRFSVAGGNAAFKINCVQCHGSGAQGSPGFPNLNDDDWIWGGTLDEIYLTINHGIRYEEDDDTRYSDMPAYGTDELLEKEQISDVAWFVRKLSNQEFDAEAAARGEATYVENCAACHGDAGLGDRELGAPRLSDALWLYGGSHEEIVKQITKPQQGVMPAWGERLGVATSKQLAVYIHSLGGGE; from the coding sequence ATGTCTGAAAATATGAACACTCAGAACAATCAAGATGGACCAGAAGTGGATGAATTCACTGGTGTTGAAACAACTGGTCATGAATGGGATGGCATCAAAGAGTTGAACAATCCCATGCCGCGTTGGTGGTTATGGACATTTTATCTGACGATTATTTTTGCAGTTGGTTACTCTTTTGCCTATCCATCAATTCCATTGATAAAAACCTCTACCAAAGGCTTTTTGAATTGGTCCAGTCGAGGTGATGTTGCCAATGAACTTGCGGCTGCAAAGGCTTCACAGGCAGGTAATTGGGATAAACTTGCGGACATTGATGTAAATGATATTGCGGCCGATGTCGAACTGCAACGCTTCTCTGTTGCCGGCGGTAACGCTGCATTTAAAATCAACTGCGTACAATGCCACGGTTCAGGTGCGCAAGGTTCACCCGGGTTTCCAAATCTGAATGATGATGATTGGATTTGGGGCGGTACTCTTGATGAGATTTATCTGACGATTAATCATGGCATCCGCTATGAAGAGGATGATGATACACGCTATTCAGATATGCCTGCATACGGGACTGATGAGCTTCTCGAGAAAGAACAAATCTCTGATGTAGCTTGGTTTGTGCGTAAATTATCTAATCAGGAGTTTGACGCAGAAGCGGCTGCTCGCGGGGAGGCAACTTACGTTGAAAATTGTGCCGCGTGTCACGGTGACGCAGGGCTTGGTGACAGAGAGTTGGGCGCGCCACGTTTATCAGATGCTTTATGGCTTTATGGTGGAAGTCACGAAGAGATTGTAAAACAAATTACCAAGCCACAACAAGGTGTTATGCCTGCTTGGGGTGAACGTCTAGGTGTTGCAACGAGCAAACAACTAGCAGTTTATATCCATAGTCTTGGTGGCGGTGAATAG